In Aestuariibaculum lutulentum, one DNA window encodes the following:
- a CDS encoding DUF1573 domain-containing protein: protein MKQLLTILFIGLISLSVNAQDKKAKIEFKSETIDYGTIEKGSNGVREFEFTNTGDAPLIISKVSSSCGCTIPKKPDEPILPGKTGVIEVKYDTNRVNPIRKTITVISNADTPTVALKIKGEVVDTKSADTMLEKKKSIVQQ, encoded by the coding sequence ATGAAACAGTTATTAACAATCTTATTCATCGGATTAATTAGTTTATCGGTTAATGCGCAGGATAAAAAAGCGAAGATAGAATTCAAATCTGAAACTATTGATTACGGAACGATTGAAAAAGGATCTAATGGCGTACGCGAATTCGAATTCACAAACACAGGTGATGCACCGCTTATCATTTCGAAAGTATCTTCAAGCTGTGGATGTACGATTCCTAAAAAACCAGACGAACCAATTTTACCTGGAAAAACTGGGGTTATTGAAGTCAAATACGATACAAACCGTGTTAACCCAATTAGAAAAACAATTACTGTAATTTCTAATGCAGACACACCAACAGTAGCTTTAAAAATTAAAGGCGAGGTTGTAGATACAAAATCGGCAGATACTATGCTTGAAAAGAAAAAAAGTATCGTACAGCAATAA
- the aqpZ gene encoding aquaporin Z — protein sequence MKKLFAEFFGTFWLVFGGCGSAIFASQIAPADSGQVGILLVGVALAFGLTVLTMAYAVGHISGGHFNPAVTLGLLSGGRHSAKEAVPYIVSQCIGAIAAAAAIYFINGGTGGDAPGAFATNFYDHAVYFGKSYSMGAAFLTEFLLTMFFLIIIMGTTDKFANGKFAGIAIGLALTLIHLISIPITNTSVNPARSLSQAVFVGGDALAQLWLFWVAPILGAIVGGLIYKNLLESPEKEELDS from the coding sequence ATGAAAAAATTATTTGCAGAATTTTTTGGAACATTTTGGCTTGTTTTCGGAGGATGCGGTAGTGCAATTTTTGCATCACAAATAGCTCCGGCCGACTCTGGTCAGGTAGGCATACTTTTAGTAGGTGTGGCTTTAGCATTTGGTCTAACGGTTTTAACAATGGCTTATGCGGTAGGTCATATTTCTGGTGGACATTTTAATCCGGCAGTCACACTTGGTTTGTTATCAGGAGGTAGGCATTCTGCAAAAGAAGCTGTTCCTTATATTGTATCGCAGTGTATAGGAGCTATTGCAGCGGCTGCAGCAATATATTTTATAAATGGAGGAACAGGGGGGGATGCTCCGGGAGCATTTGCAACTAATTTTTACGATCATGCCGTTTATTTTGGTAAAAGTTATAGTATGGGAGCTGCTTTTTTAACAGAGTTTTTGTTAACCATGTTTTTCTTAATTATCATTATGGGCACAACCGATAAATTTGCTAATGGCAAATTTGCGGGTATAGCCATAGGTTTGGCATTAACTTTAATTCATTTAATTTCTATTCCTATAACAAACACATCTGTAAATCCTGCTCGTTCGTTATCACAGGCTGTATTTGTCGGGGGAGATGCCTTAGCGCAGTTATGGTTATTTTGGGTAGCACCTATTTTAGGAGCCATAGTGGGAGGTTTAATATATAAAAATCTTTTAGAAAGCCCAGAAAAGGAAGAATTGGATAGCTAA
- a CDS encoding PDZ domain-containing protein — protein sequence MKKYVFFSVCLFFLSFHNFSQNRFVVRNKTQSDKVKFKLINNLIIVPVEINGVGLSFLLDTGVTKPILFNFLNVSDSLKIKHTDTIYLRGLGEGEQIMAHRSINNVFKIGDAVKLNQDLYAIYDANLNLAPKLGVPVHGIIGFDLLKDLVVEVNYSKQFLRLTNPEEYRYKTCRKCEEFNLEFYNNKPYMNAVVDLHEKSIPVKLLIDSGGSDALWLFEDDQRGILSGNHFFYDFLGHGLSGSVYGKRSKIDALHLKSFVLRLPNVAYPDSLFIVHAIKHRERSGSLSGNVLKRFNVVFDYSNAKVIFKRNEHFNEDFRYNKSGIELAHDGMRFVKEDKTKVISKGDTSNRDDKIIYFETESKLVLKPVYAVVELRENSPAAIAGVQINDIVLSVNGKPAHHFTLQKIMEMFYEDAGKHIRLKVERNGVDLAFNFVLKNPLE from the coding sequence ATGAAAAAATATGTATTTTTTAGCGTATGCCTTTTTTTCTTGAGTTTTCATAATTTTTCTCAAAATAGGTTCGTTGTTCGTAATAAAACACAGTCTGATAAAGTCAAATTTAAACTCATTAACAATTTAATTATTGTTCCTGTTGAGATAAACGGGGTGGGTTTGTCGTTCCTGTTAGACACAGGTGTTACAAAGCCTATTCTGTTTAATTTCTTGAATGTTTCAGATTCTTTGAAAATTAAGCACACCGATACTATTTATCTACGAGGGTTAGGTGAAGGGGAACAGATAATGGCGCACCGATCGATAAATAATGTGTTTAAAATTGGTGATGCTGTTAAACTTAATCAGGATTTATATGCAATTTATGATGCGAATTTAAATCTGGCGCCCAAACTAGGTGTCCCTGTTCATGGTATAATTGGGTTTGATTTACTAAAAGATTTGGTCGTTGAGGTTAATTATTCAAAGCAATTTTTGCGGCTTACAAATCCTGAAGAGTATCGTTACAAGACATGCAGGAAGTGTGAAGAGTTTAATCTTGAATTTTACAATAATAAGCCTTATATGAATGCGGTTGTCGATTTACATGAGAAATCAATTCCTGTGAAATTATTGATTGATTCAGGAGGAAGTGATGCCTTATGGTTATTTGAAGATGACCAACGGGGTATATTATCTGGGAATCATTTTTTTTACGATTTTTTGGGACATGGTCTTAGTGGTAGTGTTTACGGTAAACGATCAAAAATCGATGCTTTGCATTTAAAAAGTTTTGTATTGAGGTTGCCGAATGTAGCTTATCCGGATTCGTTATTTATTGTTCATGCTATAAAACACCGAGAGAGATCTGGAAGTCTCTCTGGTAATGTGTTGAAGCGATTTAATGTAGTTTTTGATTATTCGAATGCAAAGGTGATTTTCAAAAGGAATGAGCATTTTAATGAAGATTTCAGGTACAATAAGAGCGGAATAGAATTAGCGCATGATGGTATGAGATTTGTGAAAGAAGATAAAACTAAAGTTATAAGTAAGGGAGATACTTCAAATAGGGATGATAAAATAATTTATTTTGAAACCGAATCAAAATTGGTCTTAAAGCCGGTATATGCTGTTGTTGAACTTCGTGAAAATTCTCCAGCAGCTATTGCAGGGGTACAGATTAACGATATTGTATTATCGGTTAATGGAAAACCGGCACACCACTTTACGCTTCAAAAAATTATGGAAATGTTTTATGAAGATGCCGGTAAGCATATCCGTTTAAAGGTAGAGCGTAACGGAGTAGATTTAGCGTTTAATTTTGTTTTAAAGAATCCTTTGGAATAA
- the murB gene encoding UDP-N-acetylmuramate dehydrogenase encodes MYIQKNISLKPFNTFGIDVQADYFVSVNSVEELKSVLSLNDYPNKLILGGGSNMLLTKDVNALVIHVNLKGIEIVNENEHEVYIKAYAGENWHEFVLWCINNHYGGVENLSLIPGNVGTAPIQNIGAYGVELKDVFHSCETIAIEDGSFANFSNAECDFGYRNSIFKQDAKGKYIITCVTFKLSKKDHKLHINYGTIASQLDTMNVSNPTIQDISKAVIAIRESKLPNPKEIGNSGSFFKNPVISKALFEKLLANFEDIPSYPVSDTEVKVPAGWLIEKAGFKGKRFGDYGVHKNQALVLVNYGNAKGEDILKLSKLIQDTVNRLFNINIEAEVNII; translated from the coding sequence GTGTATATTCAAAAAAACATATCATTAAAGCCTTTTAATACCTTTGGTATTGACGTTCAAGCAGATTATTTTGTTTCAGTAAACTCTGTTGAAGAGCTAAAATCCGTTTTATCACTTAACGATTACCCGAATAAATTAATTCTTGGTGGCGGAAGTAATATGTTGCTAACAAAAGATGTTAATGCTCTTGTTATACATGTAAACCTAAAAGGTATTGAAATTGTAAATGAAAATGAGCACGAGGTTTACATTAAAGCCTATGCTGGTGAAAACTGGCACGAATTTGTATTATGGTGCATTAACAACCATTATGGAGGTGTTGAGAACCTGTCGTTAATTCCTGGTAATGTAGGCACGGCACCTATTCAGAATATTGGCGCATACGGCGTTGAGCTTAAAGATGTTTTTCATTCCTGCGAAACTATAGCTATAGAAGATGGTTCATTCGCTAACTTTTCAAACGCTGAATGTGATTTCGGGTATAGAAACTCTATTTTCAAACAGGACGCCAAAGGAAAATATATAATTACCTGTGTAACTTTTAAACTTAGCAAAAAAGATCACAAATTACATATCAATTACGGCACAATAGCTTCACAATTAGACACTATGAACGTAAGTAACCCGACTATTCAGGATATTTCAAAAGCCGTTATTGCAATTCGCGAAAGTAAATTACCAAATCCAAAGGAGATTGGAAACAGTGGTAGCTTCTTTAAAAACCCGGTTATTTCAAAAGCATTATTTGAAAAACTCCTTGCTAATTTTGAAGACATACCTAGCTATCCGGTTTCAGACACCGAAGTAAAAGTACCTGCCGGCTGGCTTATTGAAAAAGCAGGATTTAAAGGAAAACGTTTTGGCGATTACGGAGTACATAAAAATCAGGCATTAGTTCTGGTAAACTACGGAAATGCTAAAGGCGAAGACATATTAAAACTATCTAAACTAATACAAGACACAGTTAACCGTCTATTTAATATTAACATAGAAGCTGAAGTAAACATTATTTAA
- a CDS encoding valine--tRNA ligase produces MQIPSKYEASQVESKWYDYWMKHNYFHSEPDEREPYTIVIPPPNVTGVLHMGHMLNNTIQDVLIRRARLQGKNACWVPGTDHASIATEAKVVAKLKEQGIDKNDLSRDEFLKHAWDWTHEYGGVILEQLKKLGCSCDWDRTKFTMDDDMSEAVIKVFVDLYNKGMIYRGYRMVNWDPEAKTTLSDEEVIYEEKQGNLYYLNYKIEGSDDVLTIATTRPETIFGDTAICINPTDERFTHLKGKKAIVPICGRVIPIIEDEYVDVEFGTGCLKVTPAHDENDKVLGDKHNLEVVDIFNEDATLNSYGLHYEGQDRFAVRKAIAKELEESGVLIKTETHVNKVGTSERTKAVIEPRLSDQWFLKMEELVKPAIEAVLGEDNEIQLFPKKFENTYRHWMENIRDWNISRQLLWGQQIPAYYYGDGKEDFVVAETMEDALKLAIEKTGKANLKAEDLRQETDALDTWFSSWLWPMSVFDGIRNPENDDIKYYYPTNDLVTGPDILFFWVARMIIAGYEYKGERPFNNVYLTGLVRDKQRRKMSKSLGNSPDALKLIEEYSADGVRVGLLLSSAAGNDLLFDEALCQQGKGFGNKIWNAYRLIDGWEIDETIPQPESSKIALDWYASKFQKALTEIEDHFSKYRLSDALMAIYKLIMDDFSGWLLEIVKPAYQKPVDAVTYKSLIAAFEDNLKILHPFMPFLTEDIWHYIAERTPEEALIVAKWPEAKPVNEILIAEFDFASEVVSGIRNIRKEKNIAFKDAIGFSVINNGNTSTTFDSIIQKLGNLETIEYVTEAVEGALTFRVKSNEYFVPMAGSIDVEAEIKKLTEELNYTEGFLKSVQKKLSNERFVNGAPEQVIANERKKEADALAKIETIKSSLASLN; encoded by the coding sequence ATGCAAATACCATCAAAATATGAAGCCAGTCAGGTAGAAAGTAAGTGGTATGACTACTGGATGAAACACAACTATTTTCATTCAGAGCCAGACGAAAGAGAACCTTACACCATTGTAATTCCTCCTCCAAACGTAACTGGGGTTTTACATATGGGGCACATGTTAAACAATACTATCCAGGATGTATTAATACGTCGAGCACGTTTACAAGGTAAAAATGCGTGTTGGGTACCGGGTACCGACCATGCGTCTATTGCTACCGAGGCTAAAGTTGTAGCGAAATTAAAAGAGCAGGGTATTGATAAAAACGATTTATCTCGCGATGAATTTTTAAAGCATGCCTGGGATTGGACCCACGAATATGGCGGTGTAATTCTTGAGCAGCTTAAAAAATTAGGATGTTCTTGTGATTGGGACAGAACTAAGTTTACGATGGACGACGATATGTCTGAAGCCGTAATAAAAGTGTTTGTTGACTTGTACAACAAAGGGATGATTTACCGTGGTTATCGCATGGTAAACTGGGATCCCGAAGCAAAGACAACATTGTCTGATGAAGAGGTAATCTACGAAGAAAAGCAAGGAAATCTTTATTACTTAAATTATAAAATTGAAGGAAGTGATGATGTGCTGACTATTGCAACCACACGTCCTGAAACTATTTTTGGTGATACTGCTATTTGTATCAATCCAACCGATGAGCGTTTTACACATTTAAAAGGTAAAAAGGCCATTGTACCTATTTGTGGTCGTGTCATTCCAATTATTGAGGATGAATATGTAGATGTTGAATTCGGTACGGGATGTTTAAAAGTAACTCCTGCACACGATGAAAACGATAAGGTTTTAGGCGATAAGCACAATCTTGAAGTGGTTGATATCTTCAATGAAGATGCTACTTTAAACAGTTACGGATTGCATTATGAAGGTCAAGATCGTTTTGCAGTGCGTAAAGCGATTGCTAAGGAATTGGAGGAAAGTGGTGTTTTAATTAAAACTGAAACACATGTAAATAAAGTAGGAACATCAGAACGTACCAAAGCGGTTATCGAGCCTCGTTTAAGCGATCAGTGGTTCTTAAAGATGGAAGAATTGGTAAAACCTGCTATCGAAGCGGTTTTAGGTGAAGATAACGAGATTCAATTATTCCCGAAGAAGTTCGAGAATACTTATCGCCACTGGATGGAAAACATCCGCGATTGGAATATTTCTCGTCAGTTATTGTGGGGGCAACAAATTCCTGCGTATTACTATGGTGATGGAAAAGAAGATTTTGTGGTTGCTGAAACTATGGAAGACGCTTTAAAATTAGCTATTGAAAAAACAGGAAAAGCTAATTTAAAAGCTGAAGATTTACGTCAGGAAACCGATGCTTTGGATACTTGGTTCTCATCTTGGTTATGGCCAATGAGCGTGTTCGATGGTATTCGTAATCCTGAAAACGACGATATTAAATATTACTATCCAACAAACGATTTAGTAACTGGTCCGGATATTTTATTCTTCTGGGTTGCCAGAATGATCATTGCCGGCTACGAGTATAAAGGTGAAAGACCATTTAACAATGTATACTTAACCGGACTTGTTCGCGATAAGCAACGCCGTAAAATGAGTAAGTCCTTAGGAAACTCCCCAGATGCTTTAAAATTGATTGAAGAGTATAGTGCCGATGGTGTTCGTGTGGGATTATTGTTAAGTAGTGCTGCAGGTAACGATTTATTATTCGACGAAGCGCTTTGTCAGCAAGGAAAAGGTTTCGGAAATAAAATCTGGAATGCTTATCGATTAATTGATGGTTGGGAAATTGATGAAACCATTCCTCAACCGGAATCAAGTAAAATTGCATTAGATTGGTATGCTTCTAAATTCCAAAAAGCTTTAACTGAAATCGAAGATCACTTTAGTAAATACCGTTTAAGCGATGCGTTAATGGCGATTTATAAATTGATTATGGATGATTTTTCAGGATGGTTGTTGGAAATCGTGAAGCCTGCGTATCAAAAACCGGTAGATGCTGTAACTTATAAATCATTAATCGCTGCATTTGAAGATAACTTAAAAATTCTTCATCCGTTTATGCCGTTCTTAACCGAAGATATCTGGCATTATATTGCAGAACGTACTCCGGAAGAAGCTTTAATTGTTGCAAAATGGCCGGAAGCTAAACCAGTAAATGAAATCTTGATTGCTGAGTTTGATTTTGCTTCAGAAGTAGTTTCAGGAATCAGAAATATCAGAAAAGAAAAGAACATAGCCTTTAAAGATGCCATTGGATTTTCTGTAATTAATAATGGAAATACCAGTACAACTTTCGATTCCATCATTCAAAAGTTAGGAAACCTTGAAACGATTGAATATGTAACTGAAGCTGTTGAAGGCGCTTTAACATTCCGAGTAAAATCGAATGAATACTTTGTGCCAATGGCAGGAAGCATTGATGTTGAAGCTGAAATTAAAAAGTTAACCGAAGAGTTAAATTATACAGAAGGTTTCTTAAAATCGGTTCAAAAGAAATTATCTAACGAGCGTTTCGTAAATGGTGCGCCGGAACAGGTGATTGCTAACGAGCGTAAAAAGGAAGCCGATGCTCTGGCTAAAATTGAAACGATTAAATCGAGTTTAGCGAGTTTAAACTAA
- a CDS encoding RNA polymerase sigma factor, producing the protein MEIKEAIARAKENDQKAFNFLLDTFWDDVYGFQLKRIQNENDAEDITIQTFSRAFDRIETFDDNYKFKTWLITISKNIHIDLLRKEKNSISQVMSNDDKSVYQILDESPTPEDKLITDQHLAKLLRDIKKLKPHYQEIINMRYFQELSYKEICVQLKEPINNVKVKLLRAKKLLAEIIQSK; encoded by the coding sequence TTGGAAATAAAGGAAGCCATTGCACGTGCTAAGGAAAACGACCAAAAAGCATTTAATTTTTTATTAGATACCTTTTGGGATGATGTTTATGGTTTTCAATTAAAGCGTATTCAAAATGAAAATGATGCTGAAGATATTACCATTCAGACATTTTCACGAGCTTTCGATCGCATTGAAACCTTTGATGATAATTACAAATTCAAGACCTGGCTCATTACCATTTCTAAAAATATTCACATCGATTTACTTCGGAAGGAAAAAAATTCCATTTCACAAGTTATGTCGAATGACGACAAATCGGTGTATCAAATTTTAGATGAATCCCCTACTCCTGAAGATAAACTCATTACGGATCAGCATTTAGCTAAACTACTTCGTGACATAAAAAAACTGAAACCTCATTATCAGGAAATTATAAACATGCGTTACTTTCAGGAATTAAGCTACAAGGAAATTTGCGTTCAGCTTAAAGAACCAATAAACAACGTAAAAGTGAAACTACTTCGGGCGAAAAAGCTATTGGCTGAAATTATTCAGTCAAAATAA
- a CDS encoding membrane or secreted protein, translating into MKLVLLTLALLGLGVAGIAIKIWAKKDGKFAGTCASQNPMLNKDGQACGFCGKTPDQFDTCNEPQHS; encoded by the coding sequence ATGAAACTTGTATTATTAACATTAGCATTGCTAGGATTAGGTGTCGCAGGTATAGCCATTAAAATTTGGGCTAAAAAAGACGGTAAATTTGCCGGAACATGTGCCAGCCAAAACCCAATGTTAAATAAAGATGGGCAGGCTTGTGGTTTTTGCGGAAAAACGCCTGATCAATTTGATACTTGTAACGAACCTCAACACTCATAA
- a CDS encoding glycosyltransferase: protein MSILDFVFYTFAVVVVIQVIIYLVVFGKFAYLKPKKKRTQNLPVSVIVCAKNEAENLKTFLPSIISQNYPEFEIVLINDASSDDTLDVMEDFKSQYSNIKIVDVKNNEAFWGNKKYALTLGIKASSHEYLLFTDADCKVLSKYWIQEMTSHFSDRKSIILGYGAYSKIKNSFLNKLIRFETLLTAVNYFSFAKLGNPYMGVGRNLAYTKKEFFKANGFIKHMKVRSGDDDLFVNQVATKSNTAICFSADSFTESTPKTKWSAWIRQKRRHISTAKHYKLNHKLSLALLYFCQVLFWILAIALSITTYMWPFVVGLIVFRFIVQYAVYGSSAKKLNESDLLVLLPLLEIFLISVQLVIFIKNLTSKPNHWK from the coding sequence ATGAGTATACTTGATTTTGTGTTCTACACATTTGCTGTTGTAGTTGTTATTCAAGTTATTATATATTTAGTTGTTTTTGGCAAATTCGCCTATTTAAAACCTAAAAAAAAACGTACTCAAAACCTTCCCGTTTCGGTAATTGTTTGTGCTAAAAATGAAGCTGAAAATTTAAAAACGTTTCTGCCTTCTATCATTTCACAAAATTATCCTGAATTCGAAATTGTTCTGATTAATGATGCTTCCAGTGATGATACGCTTGACGTTATGGAAGATTTCAAAAGTCAGTATAGCAACATTAAAATTGTTGATGTAAAAAACAACGAAGCCTTCTGGGGAAATAAAAAATATGCATTAACCTTAGGCATTAAAGCATCAAGTCACGAATATCTACTGTTTACCGACGCCGATTGCAAAGTGCTTTCTAAATACTGGATTCAGGAAATGACATCCCATTTCTCTGACAGAAAAAGTATTATTCTAGGATATGGTGCTTACAGCAAGATTAAAAATTCATTTTTAAACAAACTCATCCGCTTCGAAACCTTACTAACGGCCGTTAATTACTTTTCGTTTGCCAAACTCGGGAATCCATATATGGGAGTAGGTAGAAATCTTGCCTACACAAAAAAGGAGTTTTTTAAAGCCAACGGATTTATTAAACACATGAAAGTGCGCTCGGGCGATGATGATCTATTCGTAAATCAAGTAGCGACAAAAAGCAATACAGCGATTTGCTTTTCAGCTGATAGCTTTACAGAATCTACACCGAAAACGAAATGGAGCGCTTGGATTAGACAAAAACGTCGTCATATTTCAACGGCAAAACACTATAAATTAAACCATAAGTTAAGCTTAGCTCTATTATACTTTTGTCAGGTTTTATTCTGGATTTTAGCTATTGCTCTTTCAATAACGACTTACATGTGGCCATTTGTTGTTGGATTAATTGTTTTCCGGTTTATCGTTCAATATGCTGTTTACGGATCTTCAGCAAAAAAACTAAATGAAAGCGATCTTTTAGTACTACTTCCTTTGTTAGAAATCTTTTTAATTAGTGTGCAATTGGTTATCTTTATAAAAAATCTTACATCAAAACCTAACCATTGGAAATAA
- a CDS encoding pyridoxal phosphate-dependent aminotransferase → MPTISKKGRLMPESPIRKLVPFAEQAKKDGKHIYHLNIGQPDIKTPEVALQAVKDNTVEILSYSRSEGSETYRTKLAAYYKKHDITVDPKDIVVTTGASEALLFLFSSIMDPGDEVIISEPFYANYIAFSTATGVNVVPAICDIDDNFALPSIETFEKLITPKTKSILICNPGNPTGYLYSKEEIQQLADLAKKHDLFLIADEVYREFVYDGETHYSILQLEDMDEHTIVIDSVSKRYSMCGARVGCLVSRNTTVLQTVLKYAQARLSPPTFAQIASEAALDTPQSYFDDVIAEYVDRRDTLIKELQQIEGVKVGSPKGAFYCIVELPIENSDNFAQWLLEHFDINGETVMIAPAGGFYSTQGLGLNQVRIAYVLNRESLIKAVNIIKEALKVYKD, encoded by the coding sequence ATGCCAACTATTTCAAAAAAAGGGCGATTAATGCCCGAGTCACCTATTCGTAAATTAGTCCCTTTTGCTGAGCAAGCAAAAAAGGACGGCAAACATATTTACCACTTAAATATTGGTCAACCAGATATTAAAACTCCTGAAGTCGCCTTACAGGCTGTAAAAGATAATACGGTTGAAATTCTTTCGTATTCAAGATCTGAAGGATCGGAAACATACAGAACCAAATTAGCCGCCTACTATAAAAAACATGATATTACAGTAGACCCTAAAGATATTGTGGTAACTACAGGTGCAAGCGAGGCCTTATTATTTTTATTTAGCAGTATTATGGATCCGGGAGATGAAGTTATTATCTCTGAACCTTTTTATGCCAACTATATTGCCTTTTCAACTGCGACAGGTGTAAATGTAGTTCCTGCTATTTGCGATATTGATGATAACTTTGCGTTACCATCTATTGAAACTTTTGAAAAACTAATTACCCCGAAAACCAAATCTATTTTAATTTGCAATCCGGGGAACCCGACGGGATATTTATACTCGAAGGAAGAAATTCAACAATTAGCCGATTTGGCAAAAAAGCACGATTTGTTTTTAATTGCCGATGAAGTATACCGTGAATTTGTATACGATGGTGAAACCCACTACTCCATTTTACAATTAGAAGACATGGATGAGCACACTATTGTGATTGATTCTGTTTCTAAGCGTTACAGTATGTGTGGTGCGCGCGTTGGTTGTCTGGTTTCAAGAAACACCACCGTTTTACAAACCGTACTAAAATATGCTCAGGCACGTTTAAGTCCGCCAACCTTTGCGCAAATAGCCAGTGAAGCTGCCTTAGATACGCCTCAAAGTTATTTTGATGATGTGATTGCCGAATATGTAGACAGACGCGACACTTTAATTAAAGAATTACAACAAATTGAAGGTGTAAAAGTAGGCTCTCCAAAAGGCGCATTTTACTGCATTGTTGAGTTACCTATAGAAAATTCAGACAATTTTGCTCAATGGCTTTTAGAGCATTTCGACATCAACGGCGAAACCGTTATGATTGCTCCTGCAGGCGGATTTTATTCAACTCAGGGCTTAGGTCTAAACCAAGTAAGGATTGCATACGTACTTAATAGAGAAAGCTTAATAAAAGCCGTTAACATAATTAAAGAAGCCTTAAAAGTTTATAAAGACTAG
- a CDS encoding RNA polymerase sigma factor, producing MISSIEKEIVNLLERGDKKAISLLYENYADSLFGVIKKIISDDDTAQDVLQESFVKIWRYSKKYDASKAKLFTWLYRIAYNTAIDKVRSLKNKDGNEVQIEATYVYKLSASELNQDVLDIKKHLSSLDEKYQIVLNALFFEGMTQQEASEELDIPLGTIKSRLKIGLRELKKIYNP from the coding sequence TTGATATCATCTATAGAAAAAGAAATTGTTAATCTGCTGGAACGTGGCGATAAGAAAGCCATATCCCTTCTATATGAGAACTATGCAGATTCTTTATTTGGTGTTATTAAAAAAATAATATCAGACGATGATACTGCCCAGGATGTGCTTCAGGAAAGCTTTGTAAAAATATGGCGCTATTCAAAAAAATACGATGCCAGTAAAGCCAAGCTTTTTACCTGGTTATATCGAATTGCCTATAACACAGCAATTGACAAAGTTCGATCTTTAAAAAATAAAGATGGAAACGAAGTCCAAATAGAAGCCACATACGTATATAAGTTATCAGCATCAGAGTTAAATCAGGATGTTTTAGATATAAAAAAACATCTAAGTAGTTTAGATGAAAAATATCAGATCGTATTAAATGCACTCTTTTTTGAGGGCATGACGCAGCAAGAAGCCAGTGAAGAATTAGATATTCCGCTGGGTACTATAAAATCGAGATTAAAAATTGGATTACGAGAATTGAAAAAGATTTATAATCCTTAA
- a CDS encoding anti-sigma factor — protein sequence MNAKITTFLNSGLLEKYLLGETTVAETEMVETYISKYPEVENAYNELQNNLEIVAKSHAVEAPVSILNSILDELDDTPVVAMKPTRNYKSWYKYSIAASVAALLFAGTSYIFYNQNKKLNHENQVVVDEIFDLRNDIQMNNKRLDDLMQQFKQLNDPETYKYIMQGNNRAKNLKTVAYINPKDKTSMIDVVSLPQLPEEQCYQIWAELQDKMVSLGILNETDRQLRKIPYTENALGLNITIEPKGGNTTASLDNSVAEIDLQ from the coding sequence ATGAATGCGAAAATAACTACTTTTTTAAATTCTGGCCTATTAGAAAAATATCTTTTAGGTGAAACTACTGTTGCCGAAACAGAAATGGTTGAAACCTATATTTCGAAATATCCAGAAGTTGAAAATGCATACAACGAGCTACAAAACAATTTAGAAATTGTAGCCAAAAGTCATGCTGTAGAAGCCCCTGTAAGCATCTTAAACAGCATTTTAGATGAACTTGACGACACACCTGTTGTGGCGATGAAACCTACTAGAAATTACAAATCTTGGTACAAATACAGTATTGCTGCCAGTGTTGCTGCCTTACTGTTTGCAGGTACCTCGTATATTTTCTATAACCAGAATAAAAAATTAAATCATGAAAATCAGGTTGTTGTTGACGAAATTTTCGACTTACGAAACGATATTCAAATGAACAACAAAAGGTTAGACGATTTAATGCAGCAATTTAAACAGCTTAACGACCCTGAAACGTATAAATACATTATGCAGGGTAACAATCGTGCTAAAAACTTAAAAACAGTTGCTTATATCAATCCAAAAGATAAAACATCGATGATTGATGTGGTTTCGTTACCTCAGCTACCCGAAGAACAATGCTATCAAATCTGGGCAGAGTTACAAGACAAAATGGTAAGCTTAGGCATTTTAAATGAAACTGACAGACAACTTAGAAAAATACCTTATACCGAAAACGCTCTGGGATTAAATATTACCATAGAGCCTAAAGGAGGAAACACAACAGCCTCTCTAGATAATTCGGTTGCAGAAATAGATTTACAATAG